The Papaver somniferum cultivar HN1 chromosome 6, ASM357369v1, whole genome shotgun sequence genome segment TTTATTATGACTTCTCTGACTGTTTAAAGTGCGTAAACGTAGGGACCGGTTTCTGTGATTGAAGGAAAAGAGGATAATGGTTTAATGGTATAGAATTTGTTATATGTCACGCACATGCGCATAACTGATGTTATTGGCAGTGGAAGGTGGaggattcttctcttcttcggcTACTGGGTATAGCAAGGGTCTTGCCTTGCTGTTCTTAGGCCGGAAAAGCGAGGAGAGACCCATGAGAGTTTCACCGTGGAATCAGTATCAGTTGGTGGAAGAAGAAACTGACCCTGATTTCCAACTGGCTTCTGGTAAGACTCGTGCTTCCCGCGGTTGCGCTTGTTTTGGTCGCGCTTCCGCAGGACTAGAGGACCCGTCACCTCCAAAACTAGGTCCCCTCCAACAGCAGGACGGCTTAGCTAAGTCTTCTTCTGTTTCTGAGAATGCTGATGATTGTGTTATTGAGAATGGGGCTGATAAGAATACAGGGaacttttatctcaagagtagCTTAAAGAAGCCGTGTTGTGCTTCAGTAGTAGATCGCAAAGATGGTGACTTACATCTGGCATCAGGGGAAGATGATAGCAATAATCCTGGCTGTGTTGGAAAGAGAAAAGTACAATGGACAGACACGTGTGGAAAAGAGCTGGCTGAGATCAGGGAATTCGAAGTCAGGTATGGTCGgaataaatgtttttatttaCTTCCATGGATTAAATGGTAACTTCATTATTCATTAATACTTAACAAATATAGTTTGATGTGCGCTCACTCATTTGCACCTAGTACTTCCAATGCATCACCATATATTTATGCAACTTCTAAGCCCATTCTGAAAATTATTGTGATGGGTGTCAAATCAATGAACTAAATAATTTACTGTAATTTCTGCATAAATGCTTTACGACTTTCTTCATTAATTTCTATGTTTCTAAGTATAGATCTAGTTAATTTGGGGGTTTTAGGATTTACTCGGTTCAATATGTACTCATCCGGCGtcatgttttcatgcatattcaTTTTATTGTGTATGTTTTGTACAATATGGTACTGAAAACACCTAACTCACTTGAAGTATTCTTTATAGTTGCATAGCAGCATAATGAGTAAGTCACTTCTTAAATAGACCACAGGGGCAATATGCATTTGACTGCAAGTAACTTGAATCTAGATGTGATGACTCCATTTGAAGTATGATGTTGTACCTAATCGTGTGATTGAGCTCAGTGACAATGACACACATGTACAAAACATCATTCTTAAGAATGATTAAGTGAAATGAGTTCAACAGGTGTAAGGCACAGTCAGGGGAGGAACATGCTTTTATACTACTAGGATAAGAGGACCACCTATTTTACAAACACCAGTTGACAAATAAATAAGCTTTTTACAAACTCTAAATGATCGCAGAAGAATTTCTCCAGCAAGCAAACTCCTTCTATTGCCAATTTACAAGCTATACGTATTCCACTCTGACTTTCCGACCTCTAGACGAACTAGGGAAACCTTCTCCAGCTCCAggatattctttttcttttccctttagAACATCACCATTGGATTATTAGTTGTTCGACCAGCTTGTGCTGTGTTATTCTTCTGCTGCATGATTATTATTgctgtttcaattttttttgctcTTTTCTCTATATTCTTCTCTGTCTACATTCattctgtaattttttttcttttgatctgTAAATTAGTGTGTAAACGAGTTGCAACCTCAAAGTCGTGGGTATCAACACCCAACGACTTCTAGCGTTCTACTAGATAGTCTTTTAATATGCTCTCTTTTATTAACAGCGGCTTATCCTCTTTTATTGACCCTAAATCAATCTTGTAAGAACACTTGTTTTAATTAATTACATCTTTATACTTTGAAGTTCTGAACTTCGCATTCGTGTAAACTGTAGTTGTGTATCGTTGGTTTCTTTATATCTTAACATTTGTATATGGTTTACCCACACAACCTAGACCTCTAAGAACCTTAAGGGTATATTGCATGCTGAACTACTTAGTGCTCACTAGCTAGATAATAGAAAGTGAATGGTAAATACAAGGAAATGTTACATTTTTTATGACATGTGATAGGGCTGAAAAGATGTGTCGCAGGCTGAGCCTGGTAGGAGGACCTATCATGTTAATCCGCAAGAGTAACATGTCTCCTAGTCCAGCAATATATTGGTCACTGAAACAAGATATAAAAAGAACCAAGTTGTAGTTGTATGCGATAATTGCTTGTGGGTATTGAACACAAATGAAAAAAATCCGCAAGAGTTCCAGTTTGTTGGTTGCAAATTTTGAACATATTGGATGCTACTTGTCCTCAGAATTCAGACAGTTTAATATTGCAAGTTAGTAGCTATTGGCATACCTTTTAGGCTTGGTTCTTTAgtgatttctttttgttttcattaTCTTCCTCTTGAACCCATTGTTCTTTAATCATGATATTGAAATTCCTTATCCTGTTTTGTTTTTCCATTTTACTTTCAAAGATTATAACATACAAATATACAGGCTCTAATCCTTAAGTTGCTGACATGAATTGCATCTGATGACAGTGAAATAACGTCAGACGACGAGTTCGATCACGATAATGAAAGGACGTGTGCATGTGCAATAATGTAAGTCTGGATTAGAAGAATTTTTGTATGCAGCTCATCCCTGATCAATTTGGTGAGGAGATCTTATCCATCCATAGACTACTATGATCAGGATCAAGGAACTAAAGCATTTAACAAAGGATTGTGCCAAAATTTTGTTCCTTTAGATGCAGTCTAATCTAATGGTTCCACAACCCCGCCAGTGTGGTGAAATTTCTCATGAAATTGGTTTTCCATGCCGGCCAAACTAGCCGATCTAAGCTGGTTATAAATTCGTAGATTTTCATGTATAAGAATTTAGGCTTTTTCTAATTCGTCGATTCCATTACCTTTTAAATTTATCCTTTGTTTTGATTTCACATGTATAGAAGCCCAAGATATCTGAAAGGGAATTTCACATCTGTTTGAAATATGAGTTACTTGTTTGCTTCTTTACCTCTTGAAAGATCATATATAGTTAAAATTATGACCATTTAAGTTACTTGGACCGAGTAGAGAAATCAAAAGAAGTTTTATATTATGATTTATTTCCATTGTATCGATTCGTCCGGGAAGCCGAAATGATCGAGGCGCTTTTTCGGATGGAACTTATCACTATGGCAAAATGAAATGATTGTAGTGGCATCACTCCGTTTGGCTAGACAGCAATGGAAGGTCTTCCAAGTTCTAATCAGTAATCAGCACTTCCTTCCCTGTGACATTGTCATTGTTTCTTTGTTGCTCATCTCTTTAGTGCAAGTGCAACCTTTCATTTGCTTGCTTGTGGCAACTTTTTTTGTCATGGAAAGTGTCTCCAAAGAAACAGTGTAAGAAGGGTGTGAGAATATGACAGATACCACAAAAGTagtaagaagaaaaagatgaactTTTTGTACTAGTCCATATTGAGTTTTCAGTTGTTCTCTTTGAAAAACTTGGCAGTATCTTATCCACAGCTTTTTGAGCTGTCTGATAACTCATCCATTTCCAAGTCATCTTCTTCAACCTCTCTTCAcaatctctctttctctctgaCTCTAAACTGAAAAAACAAATCTTACAGTACAGAATCATCATGTCTATAGCATCAACAGTaccttgtatcaaactctcatcATCATCCTGTGCTTCAACAGcatcttcaaattcttcttcatccACAACTTCTTCTACTTTCAGATTATTTACTCATACTAAACCTTTTACAATAAGGTGTTCTAATGCTGATGGACCTCTTAGAAGACCATCATCTCCTTCATTGAAAGAGCCAACTCCTCCTATGAAACCCATTGCTCCTAACTCTCCACCATCTTTATCTCCATCTCCTTCTCCTCCTGTCTCTAAACCAACTGTTGCTTCTGGAGTTTCTCAGGTATCCTCATCTCAGAATGTTGTTACTATGGAATTTCAGAGGAAAATGGCTATTGAACTTCAAGAATATTTTCGTAAAAAGAAACTTGAAGAAGCTAGTCAAGGACCCTTCTTTGGATGGGTTGCCAAGAATGAAATTGGGAATGGAAGGTAATCATTCTTATCCTTCTTATTTGAAacatattttgataaatttcCCTTTTTGATGATTCTTTTTATCTATTAGGCCTAACTTAAGAAGGTTTTAGATGCCAAATTGTGCTATACACAGAGCCATAACATAGGATTAGTACTGAATGTGGGTTTCTGCACATTTTGGAGTTCAATTGAATGTGTTTGCATATTTAGATATCTTTGGAGTACTGGAATTGCATTTGAAGAGAGTTTGCTTATGAAATGTTTCTCTTTGTATGGGTCGCTGTAGTAATTTTTGCTAGCTATATGATGTTATTATGATGCTTCTGCAGATGGGCAATGTTTGGTTTCGCAGTCGGGTTACTAACGGAGTATGCAACTGGCACTGATTTTGTCGATCAAATGAAGATCCTTCTGTCCAATTTTGGAATAGTAGACCTGGATTGATATGCATGATTCTGCATTGCTGTAATTGTTGTAGTTATATCCAATGTTTTTCTTCCTTCTATATAAATTTGTTGGGATATatctatttgtttttcatttactTCCTTACATAATGTAATTTTACCCTATCAATGATCGATCTGTGTGAAACATAAACTTTCCTTCAAGTTTTGAATTCACGTGgagagatttttctttgctttctttCTTGTCATTGATTTGCCTGCCTCAGATAGGACATCAGTGTTTAAGCTTTAAGGGCCGATAACCGATTATACAGCCTGTGTGAATGAATAAAGGTGTTGTTTCAAATTTGGTGCTCAGTACATTCCTATGCACTACTTCATTATTAGAGCATCCAATCGAACTACTGAAATGTCACATATTGGCGGAATCTCGAGAAAAATCTGCTTATATTGGCCTGTCGTCTTCatcttttaatttcctgtttttaGCCTTTTTTTCCTGAAACTATGTAAGCTTTAATGAAGACTATGAATTGGACTCCATTTCTAGCACATTTTAAACAAGATTAAAATAAACAATTAGTCAATGTAGTTTATCTAACCCACACATGATAATGTTCTTGTTCCACCTCTTattagtggaggacagctaataaagcccctattttcggatctgacgtgcgacGTCTTCGCACGTTTATGTTGGATCTTCTCGCATTAACCCCTTAACTTCGTATAGCCTtcatactttactcgtgacttcatGACGTCATTGATTCCATCACCAGGGATATGTTACATGCGAGTACGTTCGCCTTCTTATGATAGTATCCCTTCGCATGATACCTACGGGTGCGATATTTAACCCCTATATTTTGCCTCTTTTCTTAGCGATCTTTATTATGGAAAGAATatcaacttttcatattctttttGACCGACAGGTTTCCGGATTTTTAGCATAATCGTTGACACGTTCTCACTTTTTCACTTTTTACCGACACGTCTCCTCTTCCACCTGGTACAACCGGTCGTCTTCTTTCCTATTTAATCTTTTCAAGGGAGATAGATTTTTCTTCCTTtagtcctttcttcttcacaaaaTCCTTTCGAATTTTCGTctcatctgaatcttcatcttctctttttctGCTAGTGTTTACGCTCCATGGATTCTTCCCCAAGGTTTGTTTTATCTCTTCTATTATGCTCTTTATTGTGTACGACTTGCCTTTGTTGTTGTTTGTAACTGGTCACCACCATTGTTATTCTGCTGCTATTGTTCTTCCTGTATCACCATTATTGTTCTGCTGCTGTTATTGATACTTCCCATACTGGTATTGTTGCAGCAAAACTTCCTCCCCTGGAGCTCGTTTCACcgttccaaaccctaattcctctTCAAGGTCCAAAGATGACAAGTCTCTCAAGAGGAAGCATTCGCATGACAAGGTATTAAGAAACACCTTACTCCTTAAAACaataatattgttgcctctgtttcttatatgCATTGTTATTCGCAGGATGACGCGAGAGAGAAAGATAAGAAGTCTAGAAGAAGCAAACAACCTCCTACTATCGATATTCGCATGGCTCTTCCGAGTTTCAAAAAGAAACCTAGCTCCGCACAACAGGGGTCCTCTGGTGGGACTGTCCCTGTTACTCAAGCGAATGCGACCGTTTCTGGTCAAGCGAACATTTCCACCTCTTCACCATCTATTACTTCTTCTCAGGTAAATACTTTCGCATGCTCGTTACCTTCTGCTCCTTATGATAATTTTATTCAGAACCCCTGTAAGGACCTTATCCTTTTAGCCTCTCTGAATCTCTCTTCTTTTTCAGAAATGACCTCTACCTCCCAGGAATTGGCGTTATTACTCAAGCTATCACCTTTTCTACTGAGGAAGTTATTGCATCATTGCAAGATATGCCCCTCTCTGTCTCTTAGACCATCCCCATATCTATGGATTATTTTATCTCTTCTCATTTGAGAACTGCCTCAGCTGTTCCTTCCATGAGTACAATATTAACTACCTCTCCTCTTCGCACAACTGCTTCATCTCAGGCGAATATTACTACTTCCGAGGCAGGTTCCTCTGGTGTCATTGGTTCGGGTACGAGTCCTCTCCTGGATATTATTATTCACCTTAGGCGTTCAGCTTCCAATGATCCCTCTCAACTTCGCTTGTGTGAATCTCTCGTTAAGCTATTGATCGATTCTCTTCCAGACAAGTTAACTAGGAACGAGATCTTCACTCAACTGGACTCATCGGTCAATGCTGCTTTTGATTGCTTGGAATCTCGACGCCACTTTAGTCAAGCCGAAGGTTTTTAGAATCTAGCATTACCATTCAAGAGATTATTCGCCAGAATGCCAAGTTGAAAGATGATGTTCATGCTGGAGAGGTCTTAGCCGAGAAACTTCGCAGCAAGAATCAAGAGCTTAGAGGTATGCCCTTTTGCTTCTCAATTGTTTTGTGATTTTGCCCTTTTTCGTTCCTCCTTTGAGTTTTGTCATATGTATCTCTTTGCATGTATTTTACCTTCTTTTTCTTTGCTCGCACGAATATAAAGATTTAAACCAAAGGCAAGTCATGGAAAGATTTGAGTATCATCATTCTGTTGAGGACGCTTATGCGGAGAATAAAGAATTGCCACATCAATTAAATCAATTGATTAATAACCACTCGTACTTTCTTGATCAAATTGATAATTTGAGAAATGAGAACCATGGCCTTAGTACCCAGAATGACTTCCTGAATCCCCAAGTATCCAAACTTTGTGGGTTGTTGTATAGTGTTGACTTAAGGAATCAAACTCTATTAGAGTAAAATCGCACCCTTACAGAGGAAAAACAAACCTTCTTGAGCGAGAAGGCGAATTTTACTCAGTAAAATCTTGCTCTTCGGCGAACCTGTACTGAGAAAGAGTATTCCCTTCATGTTCTACGAAACCAATATGACAGAGATGTGAAGAAATTGTCCTTGGAGAATGAGAAGATTGTCAATAGCAAGATAAAGATGATTGTAGAAAGGAATAAGCTTCGCGAACGACACACTCGATTGATAAGTTCGCATGACATTTTAAATAAGGAAAACGCCTCTCTCGCTCAAGATGAGAAGAAAATTCGCTCCCGTCTTGAAGGCATGCtaggtgatgattttgataaacATTTGGAGAGTATGAAAAATAGTGGTCTCGCCTTGTCTCAATAATTCTTTTCTCAGATGGAAGGTAGTCACATCAAGCTGACTGCCTCACTTAATATTCTTAGCTTCCCTTGAATATTGTAGGCCTCGTGCGATTTCATTATCTCTGAGCTGGTTTTGGTCTTCTTTGTGTTTGTAGTTTCTGAGAAATCCAACCAATTTATTATTCAGAACTTAAGGTCTGATTTGGCCAAAGCTCACAAGG includes the following:
- the LOC113287101 gene encoding light-harvesting complex-like protein OHP2, chloroplastic, with the protein product MSIASTVPCIKLSSSSCASTASSNSSSSTTSSTFRLFTHTKPFTIRCSNADGPLRRPSSPSLKEPTPPMKPIAPNSPPSLSPSPSPPVSKPTVASGVSQVSSSQNVVTMEFQRKMAIELQEYFRKKKLEEASQGPFFGWVAKNEIGNGRWAMFGFAVGLLTEYATGTDFVDQMKILLSNFGIVDLD
- the LOC113287100 gene encoding uncharacterized protein LOC113287100, encoding MLLAVEGGGFFSSSATGYSKGLALLFLGRKSEERPMRVSPWNQYQLVEEETDPDFQLASGKTRASRGCACFGRASAGLEDPSPPKLGPLQQQDGLAKSSSVSENADDCVIENGADKNTGNFYLKSSLKKPCCASVVDRKDGDLHLASGEDDSNNPGCVGKRKVQWTDTCGKELAEIREFEVSEITSDDEFDHDNERTCACAIM